In Mycetocola zhujimingii, one DNA window encodes the following:
- a CDS encoding DsbA family protein — translation MTNGGPESSPTKNQRREATREKAKELRDAQRKRDLRNRIFLQGGLVLVVVAIIAGIAFVIASTIRPPAPGPKNMASDGIVIGQGLKAVTTPAIAAGAKPVATQINANVPNIRVYVDYLCPACGQFEKANSEQLATWAENGTATVEYHPIAILTGRSAGTQYSLRAANAAACVANYAPDSFFVFSTLLFDDQPAEGTEGLSDDELADVAKTALASADETADGSALSSISSCIEDGTFTSWVQEATDRATTEPIPNSSLEKVKGTPTVLVNDKQYTGSITDPKEFQAFVLSVASETYAEKSSTPAPSETPAPSETPAPSETPAPSETPAS, via the coding sequence ATGACGAACGGCGGACCTGAGTCCAGTCCGACGAAGAACCAGCGTCGTGAAGCAACCCGCGAGAAGGCGAAGGAGCTTCGTGATGCGCAGCGCAAGCGGGACCTTCGTAACCGGATCTTCCTCCAGGGCGGGCTCGTGCTCGTTGTCGTTGCCATCATCGCCGGCATTGCGTTTGTGATCGCCAGCACGATCCGCCCGCCCGCACCCGGGCCGAAGAACATGGCCTCTGACGGGATTGTTATCGGCCAGGGGCTCAAGGCAGTGACAACGCCGGCGATCGCGGCCGGAGCCAAGCCCGTTGCAACCCAGATCAACGCCAACGTGCCGAACATCAGGGTCTACGTCGACTACCTGTGCCCGGCGTGTGGCCAGTTCGAGAAGGCGAACTCCGAGCAGCTCGCCACGTGGGCCGAAAACGGAACAGCCACCGTTGAGTACCACCCCATCGCCATCCTGACCGGCCGCTCTGCCGGTACCCAGTACTCGCTGCGCGCTGCCAATGCTGCAGCGTGTGTCGCAAACTACGCCCCTGACTCCTTCTTTGTCTTCAGCACCCTGCTCTTCGACGACCAGCCAGCCGAGGGCACCGAAGGACTCAGCGACGACGAACTCGCTGACGTCGCCAAGACCGCCCTCGCGTCCGCGGATGAGACGGCGGACGGATCGGCACTGTCGTCGATCTCGAGCTGCATCGAGGACGGAACCTTCACCAGCTGGGTGCAGGAAGCTACTGACAGGGCAACCACGGAGCCGATCCCGAACTCGAGCCTCGAGAAGGTCAAGGGAACGCCGACCGTGCTCGTCAACGACAAGCAGTACACAGGGTCGATCACTGACCCGAAGGAGTTCCAGGCCTTCGTGCTGTCCGTCGCGAGCGAGACCTATGCCGAGAAGTCGTCGACCCCCGCACCGAGCGAGACCCCCGCACCGAGCGAGACTCCCGCACCGAGTGAGACTCCCGCACCGAGCGAGACTCCCGCGAGCTAA
- a CDS encoding ABC transporter ATP-binding protein gives MSSVTFDNATRLYPGGTRAAVDKLSLEVADGEFLVLVGPSGCGKSTSLRMLAGLEEVNDGRILIGDRDVTDVPPKDRDIAMVFQNYALYPHMTVAENMGFALKIAGVNKDERAARVLEAAKLLDLEEYLTRKPKALSGGQRQRVAMGRAIVRQPQVFLMDEPLSNLDAKLRVQTRTQIASLQRRLGVTTVYVTHDQTEALTMGDRIAVLKDGILQQVGTPRDLYEKPQNVFVAGFIGSPAMNLLTADVADGGIQFGARVVPVDRDIIGETSARQVTVGVRPEDIEVSTEPGNGLEVQVDLVEELGADGYLYGHADVNGKRTDLVARVDGRTHAHAGEKVFLIPAAHHVHVFDVESGLRLGNKAVVAN, from the coding sequence ATGTCATCAGTAACTTTCGACAACGCCACACGCCTGTACCCGGGTGGTACACGCGCCGCCGTTGACAAGCTCAGCCTCGAGGTCGCCGACGGCGAATTCCTCGTCCTGGTCGGGCCGTCCGGTTGTGGTAAGTCCACATCACTGCGCATGCTCGCCGGCCTCGAAGAGGTCAACGACGGCCGCATCCTCATCGGTGACCGCGACGTCACCGATGTGCCGCCGAAGGACCGCGACATCGCGATGGTGTTCCAGAACTACGCGCTGTACCCGCACATGACGGTCGCCGAGAACATGGGCTTCGCCCTGAAGATCGCCGGCGTCAACAAGGACGAGCGTGCCGCTCGCGTCCTCGAAGCAGCCAAGCTGCTCGACCTCGAGGAGTACCTCACCCGCAAGCCGAAGGCGCTCTCCGGTGGACAGCGTCAGCGTGTTGCCATGGGCCGTGCGATCGTCCGTCAGCCCCAGGTCTTCCTCATGGACGAGCCGCTGTCGAACCTCGACGCCAAGCTTCGCGTCCAGACCCGGACACAGATCGCGTCGCTCCAGCGCCGCCTCGGTGTCACAACGGTGTACGTCACGCACGACCAGACCGAGGCGCTGACCATGGGTGACCGCATCGCGGTCCTCAAGGACGGCATCCTGCAGCAGGTCGGAACCCCGCGCGACCTGTACGAGAAGCCGCAGAACGTCTTCGTCGCCGGCTTCATCGGCTCCCCCGCCATGAACCTGCTCACCGCGGACGTCGCCGACGGCGGCATCCAGTTCGGTGCACGGGTTGTCCCGGTCGACCGCGACATCATCGGTGAGACCAGCGCTCGTCAGGTCACCGTTGGTGTCCGCCCCGAGGACATCGAAGTGTCGACGGAGCCGGGCAACGGCCTCGAGGTACAGGTCGACCTGGTCGAGGAGCTCGGCGCAGACGGCTACCTCTACGGCCACGCAGACGTCAACGGCAAGCGCACCGACCTGGTCGCCCGTGTCGATGGCCGCACCCACGCGCACGCCGGCGAGAAGGTCTTCCTGATCCCCGCAGCGCACCACGTCCACGTCTTCGACGTCGAGTCCGGCCTCCGCCTCGGCAACAAGGCAGTCGTCGCCAACTAG
- a CDS encoding DUF4032 domain-containing protein gives MSASLNITAATVDPALLDLPWDLPLESWPSDTIASLPKGISRHLVRFAYLSGYVVAVKETTTEMARGEYDMLRNLQRLDIPCVDPVAVITGRSESSGASLPSVLVTRHLKFSLPYRALFSQTLRPDTANRLVDALAVLLVRLHIAGFFWGDVSLSNTLFRRDAGAFAAYLVDAETGQLYDGGLSNGQRENDLEIARVNIAGELMDLEAGGRVDDELDPISVSDGIVAAYRSLWRELTGSESFSSDERWRISERVQRLNSLGFDIEELAIRTDENGTTVRIQPKVVDAGHHQRRLLRLTGLDAGENQARRLLNDLDSYAATHGKSDLDEEMVAHEWVSRVFEPVIKSIPRELRGKLEPAEIFHQLLEHRWFMSQNEERSIPLAEALTSYINTVLRHRRDEATVIVPVTESITLPMQAVGADEADEADAETNWRDRV, from the coding sequence ATGAGCGCGTCACTGAACATCACAGCAGCCACCGTCGATCCCGCCCTGCTCGACCTTCCGTGGGATCTTCCGCTGGAGAGCTGGCCGAGCGACACCATCGCGTCGCTGCCCAAGGGGATTTCCCGCCACCTCGTTCGTTTCGCCTACCTGTCCGGTTACGTCGTCGCCGTCAAGGAGACCACCACCGAAATGGCCAGGGGCGAGTATGACATGCTGCGCAACCTGCAGCGGCTCGACATTCCGTGCGTTGACCCCGTCGCGGTCATTACCGGCCGATCCGAAAGTTCAGGGGCATCCCTCCCGAGCGTGCTCGTCACCCGGCACCTCAAGTTTTCGCTTCCGTATCGCGCCCTGTTCTCGCAGACGCTCCGCCCGGACACCGCAAACCGTCTTGTCGATGCCCTCGCCGTCCTGCTGGTCCGCCTCCACATCGCCGGCTTCTTCTGGGGTGACGTTTCGCTCTCGAACACCCTGTTCCGCCGCGACGCTGGCGCATTCGCCGCGTACCTCGTCGACGCCGAAACCGGGCAGCTCTACGACGGCGGCCTGTCGAACGGCCAGCGGGAGAACGACCTGGAAATCGCCAGGGTCAACATCGCCGGCGAGCTGATGGACCTTGAAGCCGGCGGCCGGGTAGACGACGAACTCGACCCGATCAGCGTGTCAGACGGCATCGTCGCCGCGTACCGCTCACTGTGGCGCGAGCTCACCGGGTCCGAATCCTTCTCCTCAGACGAGCGCTGGCGCATCAGCGAACGGGTCCAGCGCCTGAACTCGCTTGGCTTCGACATCGAGGAACTGGCGATTCGAACGGATGAGAACGGGACCACCGTCCGTATCCAGCCGAAGGTTGTCGATGCGGGGCACCACCAGCGCCGGCTCCTCAGGCTCACCGGCCTCGACGCGGGCGAGAACCAGGCCAGACGCCTGCTCAACGACCTCGACTCATACGCGGCAACACACGGCAAGAGCGACCTCGACGAAGAAATGGTTGCCCACGAGTGGGTCAGCCGCGTGTTCGAACCCGTGATCAAGTCGATCCCCCGCGAACTCAGGGGCAAGCTCGAGCCGGCGGAGATCTTCCACCAGCTGCTCGAGCATCGCTGGTTCATGTCTCAGAACGAAGAGCGGAGCATCCCGCTCGCGGAGGCACTCACCTCGTACATCAACACGGTGCTTCGCCACCGTCGCGACGAGGCGACGGTGATTGTTCCTGTCACCGAGTCGATCACCCTCCCGATGCAGGCCGTCGGCGCCGACGAGGCTGATGAGGCTGACGCAGAAACGAACTGGCGCGACCGGGTCTAA
- the rlmB gene encoding 23S rRNA (guanosine(2251)-2'-O)-methyltransferase RlmB, with the protein MAASKQNRPGALRKAKKGPAKGTGGLGRRSLEGKGPTPKAEDRTYHAAGKRKLAKDRLAATQAKTGGGRPASTGPAIRKPKPKQSDDFEVVTGRNSVLEALRAKIPATALYMATRIEFDDRVKEVLALATARGIPILEVMRPELDRLAGFDSVHQGLALKVPPYEYAHPNDLLETVISRGQTPLFVALDGITDPRNLGAIIRSTAAFGGHGVIVPQRRSVGLTASAWKTSAGAAARTPVAMAPNLTQTLKAFKAAGVFVIGLDGGGDTELPGLELADRPVVIVVGSEGKGLSRLVTDTCDAIVSIPISSATESLNAGIAASVTLYEVSKLRQAAKATKKKKK; encoded by the coding sequence ATGGCAGCCAGTAAGCAGAACCGCCCCGGGGCGCTCCGCAAGGCCAAGAAGGGTCCAGCCAAGGGCACCGGTGGACTCGGGCGACGCTCGCTCGAGGGCAAGGGTCCGACGCCGAAGGCCGAGGACCGCACGTACCACGCAGCGGGCAAGCGCAAGCTCGCGAAGGACCGCCTCGCAGCGACCCAGGCGAAGACCGGCGGCGGACGCCCGGCATCGACCGGCCCGGCAATCCGCAAGCCCAAGCCGAAGCAGTCGGACGACTTCGAGGTCGTCACCGGTCGTAACTCGGTGCTCGAAGCACTCCGGGCGAAGATCCCCGCAACGGCGCTCTACATGGCGACCAGGATCGAATTCGACGACAGGGTGAAGGAAGTCCTCGCGCTCGCAACGGCTCGTGGCATCCCGATCCTCGAGGTCATGCGGCCGGAGCTCGACCGCCTCGCCGGTTTCGACTCGGTGCACCAGGGCCTCGCGCTCAAGGTCCCGCCGTACGAGTACGCGCACCCCAACGACCTCCTCGAGACGGTCATCTCACGCGGCCAGACCCCCCTTTTCGTCGCGCTCGACGGCATCACCGACCCAAGGAACCTCGGAGCGATCATCAGGTCGACTGCAGCGTTCGGCGGCCATGGCGTCATCGTTCCTCAGCGTCGTTCCGTCGGTCTCACGGCATCCGCCTGGAAGACCAGCGCCGGCGCTGCTGCGCGCACTCCCGTGGCGATGGCGCCGAACCTGACCCAGACGCTCAAGGCGTTCAAGGCCGCCGGCGTCTTTGTCATCGGCCTCGACGGCGGTGGAGACACCGAGCTCCCCGGTCTTGAACTCGCTGACCGGCCCGTCGTCATCGTCGTCGGCAGCGAGGGCAAGGGCCTGTCCCGCCTCGTGACCGACACCTGCGACGCCATCGTCTCGATCCCGATCAGCTCGGCGACCGAGTCGCTCAACGCCGGTATCGCTGCATCGGTGACTCTCTACGAGGTCTCGAAGCTTCGCCAGGCGGCGAAAGCGACGAAGAAGAAGAAGAAGTAG
- the cysS gene encoding cysteine--tRNA ligase codes for MAFQLYDSRAQALRDFVPIVPGAVGMYVCGPTVQSSPHIGHLRSALVYDQLRRWLNYSGFDVTLVRNVTDIDDKVLANATSTEEWWALAYRMELEFTAGYRALGIQAPTYEPRATASVQEMHRLIATLIESGHAYPADDGSGDVYFDVRSWPAYGALTRQSIDSMEAAADADPRGKKDPRDFALWKGHKADEPASATWPSPWGDGRPGWHIECSAMASRYLGTNFDIHGGGLDLRFPHHENELAQSTAAGHDFANYWVHNGLVHINGQKMSKSLGNSVYAADLLGAARPIVVRYYLGQAHYRSTIDFHDGALTEAEAALDRIESFLERVGRRLVGTRFAGTGVVEIPEAFADAMNDDLSVPQALAVLHDTIRQGNSWLDGEDLALAASAQGQVLAMTEVLGINPLSPEWSKTQDVSVHAALTALVDQLLERRQQKRASRDFAAADQIRDDLAHAGITIEDTQQGAHWSIDGSQ; via the coding sequence GTGGCATTTCAACTCTACGATTCCCGGGCACAGGCCCTCCGCGACTTCGTCCCGATCGTCCCAGGCGCTGTGGGAATGTACGTGTGCGGGCCGACGGTGCAATCGTCGCCGCACATTGGACACCTGCGGTCTGCGCTCGTCTATGACCAGCTCCGACGCTGGCTCAACTACTCGGGATTCGACGTCACGCTCGTCCGTAACGTCACGGACATCGATGACAAGGTGCTCGCCAACGCGACCTCGACGGAGGAATGGTGGGCGCTCGCCTACCGGATGGAACTGGAATTCACCGCGGGGTACCGCGCCCTCGGCATCCAGGCGCCGACGTACGAACCGCGAGCAACGGCGAGCGTCCAGGAAATGCACCGGCTCATTGCGACGCTCATCGAGTCCGGCCACGCGTACCCCGCTGACGATGGCTCGGGCGACGTCTACTTCGACGTTCGGAGCTGGCCGGCGTACGGTGCGCTGACCCGCCAGTCGATCGACAGTATGGAAGCCGCGGCGGATGCCGACCCGCGGGGCAAGAAGGATCCGCGCGACTTCGCACTCTGGAAGGGGCACAAGGCCGATGAGCCGGCGTCCGCGACCTGGCCGAGCCCGTGGGGCGACGGGCGGCCGGGCTGGCACATCGAGTGCTCAGCCATGGCCTCGCGCTACCTCGGCACCAACTTCGACATCCACGGTGGTGGACTCGACCTGCGCTTCCCGCACCATGAGAACGAACTGGCCCAGTCGACGGCCGCCGGCCACGACTTCGCCAACTACTGGGTCCACAACGGCCTGGTCCACATCAACGGGCAAAAGATGTCCAAGTCTCTCGGCAACTCCGTCTACGCGGCAGATCTCCTCGGGGCCGCACGGCCCATCGTTGTGCGGTATTACCTCGGCCAGGCCCACTACCGGTCGACGATCGACTTCCACGACGGCGCACTGACCGAGGCGGAAGCTGCGCTCGATCGGATCGAGAGCTTCCTCGAACGGGTGGGCCGCAGGCTCGTCGGAACCCGGTTCGCCGGCACCGGAGTTGTCGAGATTCCGGAAGCGTTCGCGGATGCGATGAACGACGATTTGTCGGTCCCGCAGGCACTCGCCGTATTACATGACACAATAAGGCAGGGGAACTCCTGGCTGGACGGGGAAGACCTCGCGCTCGCTGCGAGTGCTCAAGGCCAGGTTCTGGCCATGACAGAGGTCCTCGGAATCAATCCGCTCTCGCCGGAATGGTCCAAAACACAGGATGTGTCGGTGCACGCCGCACTGACAGCGCTCGTCGATCAGTTGCTCGAACGCCGCCAGCAGAAGAGGGCTTCGCGGGACTTCGCGGCAGCCGACCAGATCCGTGACGATCTCGCTCACGCGGGCATCACAATTGAAGACACCCAACAGGGTGCACATTGGAGTATTGATGGCAGCCAGTAA